In Anseongella ginsenosidimutans, one genomic interval encodes:
- the gldG gene encoding gliding motility-associated ABC transporter substrate-binding protein GldG, translated as MVKRSLRNLLLWTILLIAGNIILFRNFTRFDLTADKRHTLSETTRQLLGKLEGPLVIRVFLEGDLRTDIKRLQSAASDLLDEYGAWAGGNLHVEFIDPLETADGGEGNAAYEELAEAGLEPTSLNIRREEGTLQKIIFPGALLYYQGKQLPVNFLGTHFQTRSSAESIHIAIQNLEFHFSNAIEKLLSGEREKLGFLSGHGELDGRRIIDITGTLNRAYDVKQVNLKEESLSGLDTYAALILAKPLEAFSESEKYKLDQYLMHGGNLLIFIDQFNASLDSMRARGNMLALPLDLNLDDLFFRYGFRINYDLVRDMNCAPIPVVLQTGAQGNQQLMPWVYFPLIFPRSPHPVVRNIDPIRLQFASSIDTIASEGVRKTILLKTSPYTQKAAAPVYLSLEAIQEAADPKAFNSGEVPVGVLLEGTFTSAFTNRGRELFDQSLPFREKSREARIIAIADGDLPANEISAIDDSYFPLGYDKYTRQTFGNKTFVQNCVDYLSGKAELLQLRRKEMGLRMLDRQQAAVESMRWKLINTALPVGLVLLFSLTYNSLRKQKYGRR; from the coding sequence ATGGTAAAGCGTTCATTAAGGAACCTGCTGCTATGGACAATTTTGCTTATTGCGGGCAATATTATCCTTTTCCGGAATTTCACCCGGTTTGATCTTACTGCGGACAAAAGGCATACACTTTCGGAGACCACCAGGCAGCTGCTTGGAAAACTGGAAGGTCCGCTGGTTATCAGGGTATTCCTGGAAGGCGATCTCCGTACGGATATCAAAAGGCTGCAGTCCGCGGCGTCGGATCTCCTGGATGAATACGGGGCCTGGGCCGGAGGGAACCTGCATGTGGAATTCATTGATCCGCTGGAAACCGCGGACGGTGGGGAAGGAAACGCTGCTTATGAGGAGTTAGCAGAGGCAGGGCTGGAACCGACAAGCCTGAATATCCGCCGGGAAGAGGGAACGCTGCAAAAGATCATTTTTCCGGGCGCTTTACTGTATTACCAGGGAAAACAGCTGCCTGTGAACTTCCTGGGTACGCATTTCCAGACCCGCTCTTCCGCGGAAAGCATTCATATCGCCATTCAAAACCTGGAATTCCATTTCAGCAATGCCATTGAAAAGCTGCTCAGCGGCGAAAGAGAGAAACTGGGCTTTTTAAGCGGGCATGGCGAACTGGACGGCAGGCGCATCATTGATATAACCGGCACGCTCAACCGGGCTTATGACGTAAAGCAGGTTAACCTGAAAGAAGAATCGCTTTCCGGCCTGGACACCTATGCCGCGCTGATCCTCGCCAAGCCGCTGGAGGCATTTTCCGAAAGTGAAAAATACAAACTGGACCAATACCTTATGCACGGCGGCAACCTGCTGATCTTCATTGACCAGTTCAATGCCAGTCTTGACAGCATGCGGGCAAGGGGAAATATGCTGGCCCTGCCGCTGGACCTGAACCTGGACGACCTGTTCTTCCGATACGGCTTCAGGATCAATTACGACCTGGTCAGGGACATGAATTGCGCACCCATCCCGGTAGTGCTGCAAACAGGCGCGCAGGGGAATCAGCAGCTGATGCCCTGGGTATATTTCCCCCTGATCTTTCCCCGCTCGCCACATCCGGTGGTCCGCAATATAGACCCCATCCGGCTGCAGTTTGCCAGTTCCATAGATACCATTGCAAGCGAAGGGGTCAGGAAAACCATCCTGCTGAAAACCTCTCCCTATACGCAGAAGGCCGCGGCGCCGGTTTATCTTTCTCTGGAAGCAATACAGGAAGCAGCCGATCCTAAGGCTTTTAACAGCGGGGAGGTACCGGTGGGAGTGTTGCTGGAAGGCACCTTCACTTCCGCTTTTACTAACCGTGGACGGGAACTATTTGACCAAAGCCTGCCCTTCCGGGAAAAAAGCAGGGAAGCCAGGATCATTGCCATAGCCGACGGAGACCTCCCGGCTAATGAAATAAGCGCCATAGACGATAGTTATTTCCCCCTGGGCTATGATAAATATACCCGGCAGACCTTCGGCAACAAGACCTTTGTACAGAACTGCGTGGATTACCTGAGCGGAAAAGCGGAACTCCTGCAGCTGCGCCGCAAGGAAATGGGACTGCGGATGCTGGACCGGCAGCAGGCGGCTGTGGAAAGCATGCGATGGAAACTGATCAATACCGCGCTGCCCGTCGGGCTGGTACTCCTGTTCAGTTTAACTTACAATTCCTTAAGGAAACAAAAATATGGCCGCCGCTGA
- a CDS encoding flavin reductase family protein has protein sequence MVSFRIEDLSALQVQHYLQHGIAPRPICFASTVNKEGMVNLSPFSFFNMFSTQPPICVFSPSRRLRDNTTKHTLDNVLEVPEVVINIVNYAMVQQTSLASTEYPRGVNEFRKAGFTEVPSERVRPPRVRESPMQLECRVRQVIPLAETAGAGNLVIAEVLMIHIQESVLDENNLIDQTKTDLVARLGAAWYCRVNPASLFSVAKPFGPTGIGVDQLPAHIRLSVVLTGNHLGQLANIEKLPAPEEIAELSADSEIREMFLAFKGDTPSLRRQLHRKAAELLDEGNVDKAWKVLLQLDE, from the coding sequence ATGGTGAGTTTCAGGATTGAGGATCTCAGCGCTTTGCAGGTGCAGCATTACCTTCAGCATGGTATTGCGCCCCGGCCCATTTGTTTTGCAAGTACGGTGAATAAGGAAGGGATGGTAAATCTGAGCCCGTTCAGTTTTTTCAACATGTTCAGTACGCAGCCGCCAATCTGCGTATTTTCGCCCTCGCGGCGGCTGCGCGACAATACCACCAAACATACGCTTGATAACGTGCTGGAGGTACCCGAAGTGGTCATCAACATCGTGAATTATGCGATGGTGCAGCAAACTTCCCTGGCAAGTACGGAATATCCCCGGGGCGTCAATGAGTTCCGGAAGGCAGGGTTTACGGAAGTTCCTTCGGAACGGGTGCGGCCCCCGAGGGTCAGGGAATCCCCCATGCAGCTCGAATGCCGGGTGCGCCAGGTGATCCCACTGGCCGAAACGGCGGGAGCAGGCAACCTGGTGATTGCTGAGGTGCTGATGATCCATATACAGGAAAGCGTCCTGGATGAGAATAACCTGATAGACCAGACAAAGACCGACCTGGTAGCCCGCCTGGGCGCCGCATGGTACTGCCGGGTAAATCCTGCATCCTTGTTCAGTGTTGCCAAGCCCTTTGGCCCTACAGGTATAGGAGTAGACCAATTGCCTGCGCATATTCGCCTGTCCGTGGTATTGACCGGCAATCACCTGGGCCAGCTGGCAAACATTGAGAAATTGCCCGCGCCCGAAGAAATAGCTGAATTGTCTGCCGATTCAGAGATAAGGGAAATGTTCCTTGCATTCAAAGGCGATACCCCCTCCCTCCGTCGGCAGCTGCACCGCAAGGCCGCGGAACTGCTGGACGAAGGAAACGTGGACAAGGCCTGGAAAGTATTACTGCAGTTGGATGAATAG
- a CDS encoding SDR family NAD(P)-dependent oxidoreductase — protein sequence MNIIVTGASRGLGYETVLRLSGPGEHRVLALARSGEKLSRLQQACRSLNPQAAISVLEFDVLSEEHQGLGGLIEQEFGGTVHILVNNAGQMINKPFENLDDADFEAAWRSNFLGPVRMIRRLLSYLPEGGHILNIGSMGGFQGSAKFPGLAAYSASKAALHNLTECLAEELKSRDIRINCLALGSAQTEMLAQAFPGYQSPVSATEMGAFIADFALSGHRFFNGKVLPVAVTTP from the coding sequence ATGAATATCATTGTTACAGGAGCAAGCCGGGGTTTGGGGTACGAAACGGTCCTGCGGCTTTCCGGGCCCGGGGAACACCGGGTGCTGGCCCTGGCCCGTTCCGGGGAGAAACTAAGCCGGCTGCAGCAAGCTTGCCGCTCATTGAATCCGCAGGCAGCAATTTCCGTCCTGGAATTTGATGTACTAAGTGAAGAACATCAGGGCCTTGGCGGACTCATTGAACAGGAGTTCGGCGGGACTGTCCACATCCTGGTGAACAATGCGGGGCAAATGATCAATAAACCTTTTGAAAACCTGGATGACGCTGATTTTGAAGCTGCCTGGCGAAGTAATTTCCTGGGGCCGGTAAGGATGATACGAAGGCTTCTCTCCTACCTCCCGGAAGGCGGCCATATCCTGAACATCGGGAGCATGGGCGGATTTCAGGGCAGTGCTAAATTTCCGGGGCTCGCCGCTTACAGCGCTTCCAAAGCTGCATTGCATAATCTCACCGAGTGCCTTGCCGAAGAATTGAAATCGCGGGATATCCGGATTAATTGCCTGGCCCTGGGCTCGGCCCAGACAGAAATGCTGGCGCAGGCGTTCCCCGGTTACCAGTCCCCTGTTTCGGCTACAGAAATGGGAGCCTTCATTGCCGATTTCGCGCTGAGCGGCCACCGGTTTTTTAACGGGAAGGTTCTTCCCGTGGCAGTAACCACTCCCTGA
- the gldF gene encoding gliding motility-associated ABC transporter permease subunit GldF has protein sequence MKVLAILRKEINEFFSSLTAYITVSLFLVTMGLFLWVFPDTSILEYGYASLESLFSVAPWVFIFLLPAITMRFFAEEKRMGTYELLATAPVSHWQVILGKFLAGILLILFCLLPTLVYYYTVYQLGAVKGNLDSGAIAGSYIGLLLLGTAFCAIGLFASTLSSNQVVAFLLAVFLCFFSWSGFDSISRMTSLGAIDFFLVQLGMYEHYQSLSRGVVDTRDLAYFGSFTLFFLLLAKLRLEGRKW, from the coding sequence TTGAAGGTACTGGCAATTCTGCGTAAGGAAATAAACGAGTTTTTCAGCTCGTTAACCGCCTATATTACCGTTTCTTTGTTCCTGGTTACTATGGGCCTCTTCCTTTGGGTATTCCCGGATACCAGCATCCTGGAATATGGCTATGCTTCGCTGGAAAGCCTCTTTTCGGTAGCTCCCTGGGTTTTTATTTTCCTTCTGCCCGCCATTACCATGCGCTTTTTCGCGGAAGAGAAAAGAATGGGTACGTATGAGCTACTGGCCACCGCGCCGGTAAGCCATTGGCAGGTTATCCTGGGAAAATTCCTGGCCGGGATCCTGCTGATCCTTTTCTGCCTGCTTCCTACCCTGGTCTATTATTACACAGTATACCAGCTGGGGGCCGTAAAAGGCAATCTGGATTCCGGCGCCATTGCCGGCTCCTATATTGGATTATTATTGCTGGGAACAGCCTTTTGCGCCATCGGGCTGTTTGCGTCCACCCTGAGCAGCAACCAGGTAGTCGCCTTTCTGCTGGCCGTTTTCCTTTGCTTTTTTTCCTGGTCCGGCTTTGATTCCATCAGCCGCATGACTTCCCTGGGGGCGATCGACTTTTTCCTGGTGCAGCTGGGCATGTACGAACATTACCAGTCCCTTAGCCGCGGCGTCGTGGACACGAGGGACCTGGCGTACTTCGGCAGCTTCACCTTGTTTTTCCTGCTGCTTGCAAAATTAAGGCTGGAGGGAAGAAAATGGTAA
- a CDS encoding EcsC family protein, with amino-acid sequence MNTYEEQALRQLGKWQADMQAHPSFTSKVSGNIQGRINRAIPEKVHEVITTSIRQMTRAVFYGAGFANPKPLKNASLRVREHRVQGRIRFYRNAATAEGALTGAGGILLGLADFPLWLALKMKLLFEISALYGFDVSDYRERLYMLHIFQLTFSNQQQRNKVYATLADWEGYLQSLPQDINAFDWRSFQQDYRDYIDIAKLIQLIPGIGAVAGAYVNHRLTEKLGDYAMNAYRLRLIPKQ; translated from the coding sequence ATGAATACTTACGAGGAACAAGCATTACGGCAGCTGGGGAAATGGCAGGCGGATATGCAGGCGCATCCTTCGTTCACCAGCAAGGTATCGGGAAATATCCAGGGCCGTATCAACCGGGCCATTCCGGAGAAAGTCCATGAAGTGATCACTACATCTATCAGGCAGATGACCCGGGCGGTATTTTACGGGGCGGGCTTTGCCAATCCTAAACCGCTCAAAAATGCATCCCTTCGTGTGAGGGAGCATCGCGTACAAGGCAGGATCCGGTTTTACCGGAACGCGGCAACCGCCGAAGGCGCGCTGACCGGCGCGGGCGGTATCCTGCTGGGCCTGGCCGATTTTCCGCTGTGGCTCGCGCTTAAAATGAAGCTTTTGTTTGAGATTTCGGCTTTGTATGGCTTCGATGTGAGCGACTACCGGGAAAGGTTGTACATGCTTCATATCTTCCAGCTTACCTTTTCCAACCAGCAGCAGCGCAACAAGGTATATGCTACCCTCGCCGACTGGGAGGGCTACCTGCAAAGCCTGCCGCAGGATATCAACGCCTTTGACTGGCGCAGCTTTCAGCAGGACTACCGCGATTATATTGACATTGCCAAGCTTATCCAGCTGATCCCGGGAATAGGCGCAGTGGCCGGCGCTTATGTAAATCACCGGCTTACGGAGAAGCTGGGCGACTATGCCATGAACGCTTACCGCCTTCGGCTTATTCCGAAACAATAA
- the dnaN gene encoding DNA polymerase III subunit beta: MRFIVSTSALLKHLQAISGALSSNTVLPILENFLFEIHDGSLRISATDLQTSMSTNLQVEARDSGKIAIPSRILIDTLKTLPEQPVTFTINNETHAIEISAGEGKYKLAGEDGDDFPKIPVIENASSISLPADVLTNAITKTLFAVSNDELRPNMTGVYCQMAGGEIIFVATDAHKLVRYTRKDVSSEAASSFIIPKKALTLLKNTLPDDDSTVSIDYNASNAFFRFGQLHLICRLIDEKYPDYEAVIPANNPNKLTLDRSQFLNCLKRVVIYSNKTTHQVRLKISGSELSISSEDPDFANEAYERLTCQYEGEDMEIGFNARFLIDMLATLDSDEVVVEMSTPNRAGLIIPTNQDEQEDILMLVMPVMLNNY, translated from the coding sequence ATGAGGTTTATTGTTTCCACATCAGCTTTATTAAAACATCTGCAGGCCATTAGCGGCGCGCTGAGCAGTAATACCGTTTTACCCATTCTTGAAAACTTTTTATTCGAAATACATGATGGTTCGCTGAGGATCTCTGCTACCGATTTGCAGACGTCCATGAGTACCAACCTGCAGGTGGAAGCCAGGGACAGCGGAAAGATCGCGATTCCCTCCCGTATCCTGATTGATACGCTTAAAACCCTCCCGGAGCAGCCGGTCACCTTTACCATTAATAATGAAACCCACGCCATCGAGATCAGCGCCGGCGAAGGCAAGTACAAACTGGCCGGTGAAGACGGGGATGACTTTCCGAAAATTCCCGTTATTGAGAATGCTTCCTCCATCAGCCTGCCTGCCGACGTACTGACCAACGCGATCACCAAAACATTGTTCGCCGTTTCCAATGACGAATTACGGCCGAACATGACCGGTGTTTACTGCCAGATGGCCGGCGGAGAAATCATTTTTGTAGCTACCGACGCCCATAAGCTGGTTCGTTACACAAGAAAGGATGTATCTTCAGAAGCGGCTTCTTCTTTTATTATCCCGAAAAAAGCGCTTACCCTGCTTAAAAACACGCTCCCGGATGATGATTCTACCGTGAGCATTGACTACAACGCGAGCAATGCCTTTTTCCGGTTCGGGCAGCTTCACCTGATCTGCCGGCTGATAGACGAAAAATATCCGGATTATGAAGCGGTGATCCCCGCCAATAATCCCAACAAACTCACCCTTGACCGCAGCCAGTTCCTCAACTGCCTGAAACGGGTGGTGATCTATTCGAATAAAACCACGCACCAGGTGCGGCTTAAAATATCGGGAAGCGAACTAAGCATTTCCTCGGAAGATCCTGATTTCGCGAACGAGGCTTACGAACGGCTGACCTGCCAGTACGAAGGCGAAGACATGGAAATAGGCTTCAACGCCAGGTTCCTGATAGATATGCTGGCTACGCTTGATTCGGATGAAGTCGTGGTGGAAATGTCCACCCCTAACCGCGCCGGCCTGATCATTCCTACTAACCAGGATGAACAGGAAGATATCCTGATGCTGGTGATGCCGGTGATGCTGAATAATTATTAG
- a CDS encoding OmpA family protein, which translates to MRKYLLLTFSIALCLSLFSCKSKQIIVEQAPQQETAPDTRVADMQEDMPGTKVEEVAEGVKVTFDSNILFELNSSYLTDAAHGKLQELAGALKKHSYSAIQIDGHTDNTGTDDYNKWLSERRAESVKKYMESLGIPAARMQTEGYGESKPLASNDTAAGQARNRRVEVIISK; encoded by the coding sequence ATGAGAAAATACCTACTCCTGACCTTCAGCATCGCCCTTTGCCTTTCCCTGTTTTCCTGTAAAAGCAAACAAATAATTGTGGAGCAGGCTCCGCAGCAGGAAACGGCTCCCGATACGCGTGTGGCTGATATGCAGGAAGACATGCCGGGCACCAAAGTAGAAGAAGTAGCGGAAGGCGTGAAAGTAACTTTTGACTCCAATATTCTCTTCGAACTGAATTCCTCCTATCTTACCGATGCGGCGCACGGAAAGCTGCAGGAACTGGCGGGAGCCCTGAAAAAACATTCCTACAGCGCCATCCAAATTGACGGCCATACGGATAATACAGGAACAGACGATTACAATAAGTGGCTGTCCGAAAGGCGGGCGGAATCTGTCAAGAAATACATGGAAAGCCTTGGCATACCGGCTGCGCGCATGCAAACCGAAGGTTACGGGGAATCAAAGCCGCTCGCGTCCAATGATACGGCTGCGGGCCAGGCCAGGAACCGGCGGGTAGAAGTGATCATCAGCAAATAA
- a CDS encoding homogentisate 1,2-dioxygenase: MPVYHTLGEIPPKRHTVFRQPDGRLYAEELVSTQGFSGMYSLVYHCHPPTIVKETGTPYSVEPAIARKKHLRHTSLKGFQVSPQPDYLESRKPVLVNSDLQISLAAPQNSMQDYFYKNSQADEIVFIHEGSGLLQTGFGELPFEYGDYLVIPRGTIHRFRFNDTANRLFIVESFSPVRTPKRYRNDQGQLMEHAPYCERDIKRPRHLVTHDEKGEFRILIKKQGLIYPYIYGTHPFDYIGWDGFHYPWGFSIHDFEPVTGRLHQPPPVHQTFEADNFVLCSFCPRKYDYHPQSIPAPYNHSNVDSDEVLYYVDGDFMSRRNVERGQITLHPGGIPHGPHPGAVEKSIGKEATDELAVMIDPFHPLMITEEALKIEDPDYYKSWQEMVE; this comes from the coding sequence ATGCCTGTTTATCACACTTTAGGGGAAATTCCCCCTAAAAGACATACCGTTTTCCGCCAGCCCGACGGAAGGCTTTATGCCGAAGAACTTGTTTCTACGCAAGGTTTTTCGGGAATGTATTCCCTGGTATATCATTGCCACCCACCTACTATCGTAAAGGAAACGGGTACACCGTATTCGGTGGAACCGGCCATTGCGCGAAAAAAACATCTGCGGCACACCAGCCTGAAGGGATTCCAGGTTTCCCCGCAGCCGGATTACCTGGAAAGCAGGAAACCGGTGCTGGTGAACAGCGACCTGCAGATCTCCCTGGCAGCCCCGCAAAACTCCATGCAGGATTATTTTTACAAGAACAGCCAGGCCGACGAGATCGTCTTCATACACGAAGGCTCCGGCCTCCTGCAAACCGGCTTCGGAGAGCTTCCCTTTGAATACGGCGATTACCTGGTGATTCCGCGCGGCACCATTCACCGCTTCCGGTTCAATGATACGGCCAACCGGCTGTTCATCGTGGAATCTTTCAGCCCGGTTCGCACACCAAAACGCTACCGGAACGATCAAGGGCAGCTGATGGAACATGCTCCGTATTGCGAACGGGATATAAAGCGGCCCCGGCACCTGGTGACTCATGACGAAAAAGGGGAATTCAGGATCCTCATAAAAAAACAGGGCCTTATCTATCCTTATATCTACGGAACGCATCCATTCGACTATATCGGATGGGACGGCTTTCATTATCCCTGGGGATTTTCCATCCATGATTTTGAGCCTGTTACCGGCCGGCTCCATCAGCCGCCGCCTGTCCATCAGACATTCGAGGCGGATAACTTCGTCCTTTGTTCCTTCTGCCCGCGTAAATACGATTACCACCCGCAATCCATTCCGGCGCCGTATAATCACAGCAATGTGGATTCGGACGAAGTGCTGTATTATGTGGACGGCGACTTTATGAGCCGAAGGAATGTGGAACGCGGCCAGATCACCCTTCATCCCGGCGGCATTCCGCACGGACCGCACCCGGGAGCGGTTGAAAAAAGCATTGGAAAAGAAGCCACGGATGAACTGGCCGTAATGATCGACCCCTTTCACCCGCTGATGATCACCGAAGAGGCCCTGAAGATCGAAGATCCGGACTATTACAAGTCCTGGCAGGAAATGGTGGAATAA
- a CDS encoding aromatic amino acid hydroxylase has translation MNDFNNPVLKKLPAHLRQYLVEQHYENYTPIDHAVWRYVMRQNYSYLKDVAYYPYIPGLKKAGLSIERIPNLQTMNDHLRKLGWGAATVKGFIPPAAFMEFQACRVLVIAADIRQIGHIEYTPAPDIIHESAGHAPIIADPDYAEYLRYFGEIGARAIFSRKDFQLYEAIRRLSVLKEMPAADPREISKAEEELAERQRSLGQPSEMALLSRLHWWTVEYGLIGTLENPKIYGAGLLSSIGESVTCMQPSVKKLPYTIETVNYPYDITQPQPQLFVTPDFENLLNVLEHFAGSMAFRRGGLEGILKAVECGETCTVVYSSGLQVSGVFRDVDVDGLVYIQTSGPSALATDGKQLPGQGPSVHPGGYGSPVGKLKGYSIALEDFSPGELKSIGLERGKFAKLEFENGLWLEGLPQATEYRNGKLILISFTDCTVKDGKTGKLLFEPSMGKYHMGVGEKILSVFYGPADREAFDRELKAAGAGKKPAAGETLAGENSAAGEIRGAGDMPGAREGSGKAGKAGGGNVHHGQGRLGELYQKVRDVRERRLDATALPKLWQELKERFPADWLCALEILEILESDGIFKDIATEIASWLEQKSVREPALAKLISDGLAVMRQPGIEALTR, from the coding sequence ATGAATGATTTCAATAATCCGGTATTGAAAAAACTGCCCGCGCACCTCCGGCAATACCTCGTGGAGCAGCATTACGAAAACTATACGCCCATTGACCATGCGGTATGGCGCTATGTCATGCGGCAAAATTACAGTTACCTGAAGGATGTAGCTTACTATCCTTATATCCCGGGCCTGAAAAAAGCAGGGCTTAGCATAGAGCGGATACCCAACCTGCAAACCATGAATGACCATCTCAGGAAGCTGGGCTGGGGCGCCGCTACCGTAAAGGGTTTTATCCCGCCGGCCGCTTTCATGGAATTCCAGGCCTGCCGGGTATTGGTGATTGCAGCGGATATTCGCCAGATAGGGCATATTGAATATACGCCGGCCCCGGATATTATCCATGAATCGGCGGGCCATGCGCCCATTATCGCCGACCCTGACTACGCGGAGTACCTCAGGTACTTTGGCGAGATAGGCGCCAGAGCTATCTTTTCAAGGAAAGATTTCCAGCTTTACGAGGCCATCCGGCGCCTCTCCGTCCTGAAAGAGATGCCGGCTGCCGATCCGCGGGAGATCAGCAAGGCCGAAGAGGAACTTGCGGAGCGGCAGCGCAGCCTGGGCCAGCCTTCGGAAATGGCGCTGCTTAGCAGGCTTCATTGGTGGACGGTGGAATATGGGCTTATCGGGACGCTGGAAAACCCGAAGATATACGGCGCCGGCCTGCTTTCTTCTATCGGAGAAAGCGTTACTTGTATGCAGCCTTCCGTAAAAAAACTTCCCTATACCATTGAAACGGTTAATTACCCTTACGATATTACGCAACCCCAGCCTCAGCTGTTTGTAACGCCTGATTTTGAGAACCTGCTCAACGTGCTTGAACATTTTGCCGGCTCTATGGCCTTTCGCAGGGGAGGGCTTGAGGGAATTCTTAAAGCCGTGGAATGCGGTGAAACCTGTACAGTGGTGTACAGTTCAGGACTGCAGGTCTCCGGGGTGTTCCGGGACGTGGATGTGGACGGCCTGGTGTATATTCAAACAAGCGGGCCGTCTGCCCTGGCAACTGACGGCAAACAGCTGCCCGGCCAGGGGCCTTCCGTACATCCTGGCGGCTATGGTTCGCCGGTAGGAAAACTGAAAGGGTATTCCATTGCCCTGGAAGATTTTTCACCGGGGGAATTGAAGAGCATCGGGCTGGAGCGGGGGAAATTCGCCAAGCTTGAATTCGAAAACGGGCTGTGGCTGGAAGGCTTGCCGCAAGCGACGGAATACAGGAACGGGAAGCTCATCCTGATCAGCTTTACGGATTGCACGGTGAAAGACGGGAAAACGGGCAAGCTGCTTTTTGAACCTTCCATGGGAAAATACCATATGGGTGTCGGGGAAAAGATCCTTTCTGTTTTTTACGGCCCCGCAGACCGCGAAGCTTTTGACCGGGAACTGAAAGCCGCCGGCGCAGGAAAAAAGCCGGCCGCCGGTGAAACCTTAGCCGGTGAAAACTCAGCGGCCGGGGAGATACGGGGCGCCGGGGACATGCCGGGCGCCCGGGAAGGTTCGGGCAAAGCGGGAAAGGCCGGCGGCGGCAATGTGCATCATGGCCAGGGCCGGCTCGGGGAACTTTATCAAAAGGTGAGGGATGTGCGGGAAAGGCGCCTGGACGCAACCGCGCTGCCCAAACTATGGCAGGAGTTAAAAGAACGTTTTCCCGCTGACTGGCTCTGCGCCCTTGAAATCCTGGAAATCCTCGAAAGTGACGGCATTTTCAAAGATATTGCCACAGAAATAGCCTCCTGGCTTGAACAGAAAAGCGTTCGGGAGCCGGCGCTGGCAAAACTGATCAGCGACGGGCTGGCAGTTATGCGCCAGCCTGGCATCGAAGCCTTGACCAGGTAA
- a CDS encoding fumarylacetoacetate hydrolase family protein, translating to MKLVSYKTEEKEHLGVFINGHIYNLHACNKAIPDNMNEFLQGGAGLMDRAMEINANIGSGSLEAKTEAFFELLAPVPHPSSCRDGYAFRQHVAAARRNRGLKMIPEYDAFPVFYFTNHQAIQGPGEIFCMPAHFEKLDFELELAIVLNKKGRNIPADQADSYVAGYMIMNDISARRLQMAEMKLNLGPAKGKDFATVIGPWLVTPDELAPYKVSPSVGHTGDCYNLEMLCWVNGMPVSRSNSAFMNWTFAEIIERCSYGVDMFPGDVIGSGTAGTGCFLELNGTGLLKDPDYRERWLEPGDRIEMEITGLGHLSNTVVRSME from the coding sequence ATGAAGCTTGTATCTTATAAGACCGAAGAGAAAGAACATCTGGGAGTATTTATTAACGGGCATATTTATAACCTGCACGCCTGTAATAAAGCGATTCCCGACAACATGAATGAATTCCTGCAGGGCGGTGCCGGACTGATGGATCGCGCCATGGAAATTAACGCTAACATCGGCAGCGGCTCCCTTGAAGCAAAGACCGAAGCGTTTTTTGAACTCCTCGCCCCCGTTCCGCATCCTTCCTCCTGCCGGGACGGATATGCTTTCCGCCAACACGTAGCCGCCGCGCGCCGCAACAGGGGGTTGAAAATGATCCCCGAGTATGATGCCTTCCCGGTATTTTATTTTACAAATCACCAGGCTATTCAAGGGCCGGGAGAGATCTTTTGCATGCCGGCCCATTTCGAAAAGCTCGATTTTGAGCTGGAACTGGCCATAGTGCTGAACAAGAAAGGGCGGAATATCCCGGCAGACCAGGCCGACAGCTACGTTGCGGGCTATATGATCATGAATGATATAAGCGCCAGGCGCCTGCAAATGGCGGAAATGAAACTGAACCTTGGCCCGGCGAAAGGAAAGGATTTTGCTACGGTGATCGGGCCCTGGCTGGTCACGCCGGATGAACTTGCTCCCTATAAGGTAAGTCCGTCCGTTGGCCATACCGGGGACTGTTATAACCTGGAAATGCTGTGCTGGGTAAACGGAATGCCTGTTTCCAGGAGCAATTCCGCTTTTATGAACTGGACCTTTGCGGAAATTATTGAACGCTGTTCTTACGGCGTGGACATGTTTCCCGGAGATGTCATCGGCTCAGGCACCGCAGGCACCGGTTGTTTCCTGGAACTGAACGGTACCGGTCTGCTTAAAGATCCGGATTACCGGGAGCGATGGCTGGAGCCGGGGGACCGTATAGAGATGGAGATCACGGGGCTGGGACACTTGTCCAATACAGTAGTAAGAAGCATGGAGTAA